Within Candidatus Goldiibacteriota bacterium HGW-Goldbacteria-1, the genomic segment ATACTTAAAGCCGGAAATACGTTTTTTAAGGCAAGGGTAAGCCCTTATTCTAAAAGCTGCAGGGTAAAAGCGCCTTTAACAGTTGTGTCGTCGCTGCGGGAGCTGCGTAATGCTGATTTGAAAGGGCGAATAGTGCTTTTAAAAGGCGAAATAACCGCGCAGCAGCTTATGCCTAAAAAGTTTGTTTTTTATAATCCTGATGAGCATAAAGAAATTTACAGGCTGCTGGTAGAGAAAAAACCCGCGGCAATAATTACTGCAACATCCAAAAACCCGGAAACAGCCGGAAGCGCGTATCCGTTTCCTATGATTGAAGACGGGGATTTCAACATACCATCGGTTTATATGAAGGATATTTACGGGAAAAAACTGGCGCTTTTTGAAAACTCTATTATCAGCCTTTCTTTTAAATCCGAAAGAAAAAAATCAAAAGCGTGGAATGTTGCGGGGTATAAAGGCGGCGCGGGGAATAAAATTACAGTATGCGCGCACATAGACACAAAGGACAAGACGCCCGGAGCGTTGGATAACGGTACGGGCATTGTAACGCTTATGCTTCTTGCGGAGATGATGAAAAATTACACCGGCAAAAACCGCTTGGAAATACTGGCGTTGAACGGCGAGGATTTTTACGCGGTGCCGGGACAGATGAAATACCTGAAAGTAAATAATAACAAAATGGATAAAATAAGATTTGTAATAAATATGGACGCGGCGGGAATGAAAGGCAAAAAGACGGCTTTTTCGTTTTATGGGATGCAGGGGGCTGATGCGGTTAAAATAAGGCGTGTATTTTCGGATGCGCCCGGTTTTGTTGAAGGCAGTCAATGGCCGCAGGGCGATCATATGGTATTTGCGTCATTCGGGGTTCCGGCAGTTGCAATCACATCGGAAAATTTTACACAGCTTTGCTCCGAAATCACGCACACTGACAAAGATAAACCTTCACTTGTTGACTATAAAAAGCTTGTGGATATTGCGGAAACGCTGAAAAAAATGATTGAAGAGATGTAGGATGGATCGGGACAGTTGGATGCTTAGATGCTTAGATGCTTGGAGGCTTGGAGGCTTGGCAAGAGCGAGTTTACGAGCGAAAGTGTTAAGGGACAGTTTGGACGGTTTTACCAAGCATCCCAACATCTAAGCGTCAAAGCATCAGAATAAGCGAGTTAAGCTATAGGCAAAATTAAGCAAAAACGAAGGATACAACGAAGGTTTGGACAGTTTTGCCAAGCATCCAAGCGTCTAAGCGTCCAACAGTCAGAATAAGCGTATTAAGCTATAGGCAATTAGGCATAAACGAAGGATACAACGAAGGTTTGGACAGTTTTGCCAAGCATCCAAGCGTCTAAGCGTCCAAACATCAAAATTTTATAGGAGAAAAACATGAAAAACAAAACAGTAATAATAACAGGCGGGGCGCAGGGAATTGGAAGGGGGATGGTGCAGGAATTTATGGAAGATAAATGGAACGTTATGATGGCCGATATTGACGGCGAAGCGGCGCTGGAACTTCTGGATGCAATGAATGCGGGTAATCAGCTTTCTTTCTGCAAGTGTGATGTTTCAGCTGAAGCTGAGGTGGAAAAACTTATAAAGGGCTGCGCGGCTGCTTTTGGGTCTGTTGACGCGATAATAAATAATGCGGGAATCGGCAATAATAAACCTGTAACTGAATTAACACTGGCTGAATGGAACAGGGTAATGGGTGTTAATCTTACGTCTATTTTTTTAACTGCAAAATATGGCGCGCCGCATCTTAAGAAGAATAAGGGTGCAATTGTAAACATGGCTTCCACGCGCGCGTTAATGTCTGAACCCAATACAGAGGCGTATTCTGCCACAAAGGGCGGTGTGGTGGCGCTTACACATTCGCTGGCTGTTTCCCTTGGGCCGGATGTGCGTGTTAACTGCATAAGCCCGGGCTGGATTGAAGTATCTGATTTTAAGAAAAAAAGAGATTTTAAAGAGCCGGTTCACTCTGAAGCGGATAAAACACAACACCCGGCAGGCAGGGTGGGTGTGCCTTCTGATATAGCGCAGCTTGCATTATATCTGGTTTCCGACAAGGCGGGATTTATCACAGGGCAGAATTTTGTTGTTGATGGCGGCATGACGAAAAAAATGATTTATAAGTGACAGGTGACAAGTGACAAGTGACAGGTGACAGGTGACAGGTGACAGGTGACAAGTGACAGGTGACAGGTGACAGGTGACAGGTGACAGGTGACAGGTGACAAGTGACAGGTGACAGGTGACAAGTGACAAGTGACAAGTGACAAGTGACAGGTGACAGGTAACAGGTAACAACTTGTAACTTGTTAGTTGTAACTTGCAACTTTCTTCCGTAGAATATCACTTGACAGGTGATATACTATCTTGTATAATTCAATCAAGAAAAATTACGGAGGTGGAATATGATTCGCGAAGTGATAGAAATTGACGAACAGAAATGCGACGGGTGCGGAAACTGCATTCCCGGATGCCCGGAAGGCGCGCTTCAGGTAATTGACGGCAAAGTAAGGCTTGTGGCGGATTACCTTTGTGACGGACTTGGCGCATGTGTGGGTGAATGCCCTAAGGACGCTTTAAAAGTAATTAAGAAAGATGTGGAAGAATATGATGAAAAACGCGTGATAAAAAACATAATAAAACAGGGTATTAACACGGTTAAAGCGCATATGAAACATCTGCGTGACCACGGGCAGGACGGCTATCTTAAAACCGCACGAGAAGTGTTAAAGGAAAACAATATCACATTTGATGAAGAAGAACCGGCTGCTCACGGGCATCACAGTCATCACGAGCATAAAGGCCACGGCGGAGGGTGCCCCGGTTCGCGCATGATTGACAATACAAAACACAAACATCACGAACATCATAATGATAATGGTTCGGCGCCCTCGGAATTGCGGCAGTGGCCTGTGCAGCTTCACCTTGTATCACCCGCGGCGCCTTACTTTAACGGCGCGGATGTGGTGCTTGCAGCTGACTGCGTGGCGTATGCCATGGGCAGTTTTCATAAAGATTTTTTACGTAATAAAGCCCTTGCCATTGCATGCCCAAAGCTGGATTCTGACATGGATGTTTATGTGGAGAAAATTGCCGCAATGGCAGACCAGGCAAAGATAAATACCTTAACCGTTGTAAGGATGCAGGTGCCGTGCTGCGGCGGCCTTGTGCAGATGGCAAAAGCGGGAATTGAAAAAGCGCAGCGCAAAGTGCCGATAAAGGCGGTAACAATAAGCCTGGAAGGCGAAGTGCTGGAAGAGAAGTGGATATAATAATAGAAGCTTGGATGGTTAGATGCTTGGAAGCTTGGTAAGAGAGAGACTATAAGCAGATAAGCATTAGGCAGTTAAGCATAAGCGGAAGGCTAAAAGAGCAAGTTTCGCTATAGCTTAATTGCTTAAACTGTTAAAGAGCTATGTTTTGTAATGGTAGACGCGGGTCTTTAGCCCGCGGCAGTTGATTTATATTTAATTTTTTTACGAGAGAAAGCAGAAGGGACAGTGATAATAAAAGCGTATTAAGTTATAAGCAGAGGCAATAGCGTAAAAGTTGCAGCGCAGAGGCTCCGCAATTCGGATATTTTATAATAATTCAACTGCAGCACCCTGAAGGGTGCGCCTACCAGATCTATACCAAACCTCCAAGCGTCCAAGCCTCCGTATTTCCGCATATTTACGTTGAAAAATCCCTTAAAATTATATATTATATATATTAATGTTTGCGGGTGTAGTTCAGTGGCAGAATGCGAGCTTCCCAAGCTTGAGACGAGGGTTCGATTCCCTTCACCCGCTCCATTTTAAACGTTATATTTTTGCCGTGAAATATTTGCCATAATGTGAAATTAAGATCCTGACGGCGGCCTTTTGGCCGCCTGAAATATATTTGGAGTAAAAAGTGATACTTAAAGAGTCTGATAAATGGGCCGACCTTCACATTCATACAAGGAAGTCGGACGGCACAAACACCGTTGAAGAGGTATTTCAAAGGGCAAAAGACAGCGGCCTTGAAGCCATTGCAATTACCGACCACGACACCGTTGCAGGTGTTCCTGAAGGTATTGAAATGTCAAAAAAGTACGGGGTGAAGTTTGTCCCGGGTATAGAATTATCCGCTATTCATAACAATAAAGAAATTCACATAGTGGCGCTTTTTGTGGATTGGAAAAACCAGGAGTTTGTAAAGAAACTTACCTACTTTCAGAAGAAACGCACGGAGCGCGCGAAGAAAATAATAAGCAAGCTTAAAGAACTTAACATGGACATAGCGTTTGAAGACCTGTTTGAATTTACCGAAAATATAAACAATGCGGGCAGGCTTCACATCGCGAAACTTATGGTACAGAAGAATTACGCGAAAAACATAAAGGACGCTTTTGCCAGGTTTCTTGCTGAAGACAGGGTGGCGTATGTGGCAAAAGCCAAGCTTACCGTGCAGGAAGCAATAACGCTTGTAAAAGAAGTAAAAGGAGTTTCAATACTGGCGCATCCGGGTTTGTTTAACGCGGATGAAATGATACCGCAGTGGGCAAAGGAAGGGTTAAACGGGATAGAGGTGTTTCATCCTGACCATACTTATGAAGACATGAATAAATACATGGATATTGCCAATGCCAATAACCTTCTGGTAAGCGGAGGCTCCGACTGCCACGGGACTTCAAAGGATTACACAAGGATAGGAAAGATAAGGCTTCCTTACGAATATTACGACAAGATACAAAAATTCAAAAATAAAGTTTATGGAGAATAAGATGGAACAGGGAAAGAAGCATGATGTTAACGCCGTGCCCGAACAGCCGGTGCTAAGCGAATCTGAACTTTTAAAAGCCAGAAAAGACAACCTTGAATATTTTGTAAATAAGGGAAATGTACCGTACAAGTACGGCTATGACAGAAGCGGCACAATTGCTGAAATTAAAGAGCGCAATGGTTCAGTGGCAGAGGGCGTGGAAGGTGATATTGTTGAACGCGCATGCGGCAGAATAATGAGTATAAGGGGACATGGCAAGACAACGTTTGCAAACTTAAAGGATTTTTCCGGAATTATTCAGGTTTACATAAGAAAAGACGCGGTGGGCGATGAAGCTTATGAAGATTTTAAAAAGATGGATATAGGCGACATTTTCGGCGTGGAAGGAAAAGTATTTAAAACAAAGACAGGCGAACTTACGGTAAAGGCGGACAAGTTTGACCTTTTAACAAAGTCGCTGCTGCCGCTTCCGGAAAAATGGCACGGGCTGAAAGATAAAGAAACCCGCTACCGCAAAAGGTACCTTGATTTAATTTCAAACGAAGAGGTAATGAATACTTTTGTTTTAAGGACAAAGATAATTAAAGAGATAAGGAACTTTCTGGATTCGCGCGGTTTTCTGGAAGTGGAAACTCCCATGATGCAGGCGATACCCGGCGGCGCCAAGGCGAAACCTTTTTTAACGCACCACAACGCGCTGGATATGGATTTATACATGAGGATAGCGCCGGAGCTTTATCTTAAAAGGCTGCTTGTGGGCGGCTTTGAAAAGGTGTATGAAATAAACCGTAACTTCAGAAACGAAGGCATATCCATAAAGCATAACCCGGAATTCACAATGGTGGAGCTGTATCAGGCGTACACCGATTTTCAGGGAGTCATGAACCTGTGCGAAGAAATGATAGCGCACCTTGCGGATAAACTGCTTGGCAGAATGGTTATCACATACCAGGGCTCGGAAATTGACCTGACGCCGCCGTGGAAAAGGATTTCCATGAAGGACGCGATTAAAGAGTACGCGGAAATTGATTTTGATTCAAAGTCTGAAGCCCAGCTTGAAGAGATATTAAAGGCAAAAGAAGTGGATGTGCGCCCCGGCGCGCTGCGCGGGGAACTTTTAGAACTTGTATTCGGCGAACTTGTGGAACCTAAATTAATGGGGCCGGTTTTTATAACCGATTTCCCGGTGGAAATTTCGCCGCTGGCAAAAGTAAACAGAAACAATCCGGCTATTACAGAGCGTTTTGAACCGTATATTTTTGGGCGCGAACTTGCCAATGGATTTTCGGAACTTAATGATTCCGAAGACCAGGAAAGAAGGTTCAGGCAGCAGATAGATATGGACACGCATGGCGAAGTGGCAAAGGCAATTGATGAAGATTACGTGGAAGCGTTAAAATATGGAATGCCGCCGGCGGGCGGCCTTGGAATTGGTATTGACAGGCTGATAATGTTTTTAACCGATTCAGCTTCGATAAGGGATGTAATTTTGTTTCCGCTGTTAAGGCCGGAGAAGTAATTTAGACGCTTGGATGGTTGGATGCTTAGAAGCTTAGAAAGAGCCTATTAAGCCATAAGCAGTTAAGCATTAGGCAGTTAAGCATAAGCGGAAGGCAAAAGAACTAGTTTCGCTATAGCTTAATTGCTTAAACTGCTAAAGTGCTATTTTTTGTACTGGTAGGCGCACCCTTTAGGGTGCGGTAGTTGGAACGTAAAATATTTAAGATAAAAATATAAATGGCGGATTGGAATGTCGGTT encodes:
- a CDS encoding phosphatase, which codes for MILKESDKWADLHIHTRKSDGTNTVEEVFQRAKDSGLEAIAITDHDTVAGVPEGIEMSKKYGVKFVPGIELSAIHNNKEIHIVALFVDWKNQEFVKKLTYFQKKRTERAKKIISKLKELNMDIAFEDLFEFTENINNAGRLHIAKLMVQKNYAKNIKDAFARFLAEDRVAYVAKAKLTVQEAITLVKEVKGVSILAHPGLFNADEMIPQWAKEGLNGIEVFHPDHTYEDMNKYMDIANANNLLVSGGSDCHGTSKDYTRIGKIRLPYEYYDKIQKFKNKVYGE
- the lysS gene encoding lysine--tRNA ligase — protein: MEQGKKHDVNAVPEQPVLSESELLKARKDNLEYFVNKGNVPYKYGYDRSGTIAEIKERNGSVAEGVEGDIVERACGRIMSIRGHGKTTFANLKDFSGIIQVYIRKDAVGDEAYEDFKKMDIGDIFGVEGKVFKTKTGELTVKADKFDLLTKSLLPLPEKWHGLKDKETRYRKRYLDLISNEEVMNTFVLRTKIIKEIRNFLDSRGFLEVETPMMQAIPGGAKAKPFLTHHNALDMDLYMRIAPELYLKRLLVGGFEKVYEINRNFRNEGISIKHNPEFTMVELYQAYTDFQGVMNLCEEMIAHLADKLLGRMVITYQGSEIDLTPPWKRISMKDAIKEYAEIDFDSKSEAQLEEILKAKEVDVRPGALRGELLELVFGELVEPKLMGPVFITDFPVEISPLAKVNRNNPAITERFEPYIFGRELANGFSELNDSEDQERRFRQQIDMDTHGEVAKAIDEDYVEALKYGMPPAGGLGIGIDRLIMFLTDSASIRDVILFPLLRPEK
- a CDS encoding Zn-dependent exopeptidase M28; its protein translation is MKRAAIKIKAEKYLKILCLKMPERCPGRKNNIKALLFFEKVLSSYGWKIKRQNFNCITWKENKVILKAGNTFFKARVSPYSKSCRVKAPLTVVSSLRELRNADLKGRIVLLKGEITAQQLMPKKFVFYNPDEHKEIYRLLVEKKPAAIITATSKNPETAGSAYPFPMIEDGDFNIPSVYMKDIYGKKLALFENSIISLSFKSERKKSKAWNVAGYKGGAGNKITVCAHIDTKDKTPGALDNGTGIVTLMLLAEMMKNYTGKNRLEILALNGEDFYAVPGQMKYLKVNNNKMDKIRFVINMDAAGMKGKKTAFSFYGMQGADAVKIRRVFSDAPGFVEGSQWPQGDHMVFASFGVPAVAITSENFTQLCSEITHTDKDKPSLVDYKKLVDIAETLKKMIEEM
- a CDS encoding oxidoreductase, which gives rise to MKNKTVIITGGAQGIGRGMVQEFMEDKWNVMMADIDGEAALELLDAMNAGNQLSFCKCDVSAEAEVEKLIKGCAAAFGSVDAIINNAGIGNNKPVTELTLAEWNRVMGVNLTSIFLTAKYGAPHLKKNKGAIVNMASTRALMSEPNTEAYSATKGGVVALTHSLAVSLGPDVRVNCISPGWIEVSDFKKKRDFKEPVHSEADKTQHPAGRVGVPSDIAQLALYLVSDKAGFITGQNFVVDGGMTKKMIYK
- a CDS encoding 4Fe-4S ferredoxin — protein: MIREVIEIDEQKCDGCGNCIPGCPEGALQVIDGKVRLVADYLCDGLGACVGECPKDALKVIKKDVEEYDEKRVIKNIIKQGINTVKAHMKHLRDHGQDGYLKTAREVLKENNITFDEEEPAAHGHHSHHEHKGHGGGCPGSRMIDNTKHKHHEHHNDNGSAPSELRQWPVQLHLVSPAAPYFNGADVVLAADCVAYAMGSFHKDFLRNKALAIACPKLDSDMDVYVEKIAAMADQAKINTLTVVRMQVPCCGGLVQMAKAGIEKAQRKVPIKAVTISLEGEVLEEKWI